In one window of Gemmatimonadota bacterium DNA:
- a CDS encoding amidohydrolase family protein, which yields MVALPRVSLGTDPSAKTAAGTWWKRTAVSLIFLLLISELAYGPLVHEAAASKQKPAGPQEQPIALAGGTVHTVSGGVIEGATVLFESGVISGIGTDLVLPDNTLVIDVTGKHVYPGLIAAPTTLGLTEIGSVWATHDNIETGNVTPSVRAVTAVNPDSEYFPVARANGILTALTMPGGGLISGLSGLIAMDGWTTEEMTLVATVGLHVRWPSYRVRDFPGLGSRDDQIKDRRAALTRLRDAFRDARAYMIAKAAERGGGPFHPSDLGWESMIPVLKKEMPVFIHASEEKQIHAALDWALAEDLRIVLVGGADVWRVADRLKENDIPVIIGSVHYLPARRWEAYDAPFTNALKLHEAGLAFCIGEGGGASNVRNLPYHAATAAAYGLPKEEALKSVTLYPARILGVEDRLGSLETGKDATLIVTSGDPLEIMTQVEHAFIQGRPVDISSKHTDLYDKYRTRLEQVK from the coding sequence ATGGTGGCATTACCCCGTGTATCACTGGGGACGGACCCGTCGGCGAAAACCGCCGCCGGTACGTGGTGGAAGCGAACCGCGGTTTCATTGATTTTTCTTTTGCTTATATCGGAACTCGCTTACGGTCCCCTGGTTCACGAAGCGGCGGCTTCCAAACAGAAGCCCGCCGGCCCGCAGGAACAACCCATCGCGCTGGCCGGCGGAACGGTCCATACGGTGAGTGGCGGCGTCATCGAGGGCGCCACGGTGCTTTTCGAGTCCGGCGTCATTTCCGGCATCGGGACGGATCTGGTCCTGCCCGACAACACCCTGGTGATCGATGTTACGGGAAAACACGTGTATCCCGGCTTGATCGCCGCACCGACGACCCTTGGCCTCACCGAGATCGGCTCGGTGTGGGCGACCCATGACAATATCGAAACCGGGAACGTGACCCCTAGCGTCCGTGCGGTGACCGCCGTGAATCCCGACAGTGAATACTTCCCGGTCGCCCGGGCCAACGGGATCCTGACCGCCCTGACCATGCCGGGCGGGGGATTGATCTCCGGTCTTTCCGGGCTGATCGCGATGGATGGCTGGACCACCGAGGAAATGACCCTTGTCGCGACAGTGGGGCTTCACGTTCGATGGCCATCCTACCGTGTTCGCGACTTTCCCGGCCTGGGCAGCCGGGATGATCAGATCAAGGATCGCAGAGCTGCCCTTACCCGGCTTCGCGACGCCTTCCGGGATGCCAGGGCGTACATGATTGCGAAGGCGGCCGAGCGCGGTGGCGGGCCTTTTCATCCCTCGGACCTCGGCTGGGAGTCCATGATCCCGGTGCTCAAAAAGGAAATGCCCGTCTTTATACACGCCTCTGAAGAGAAGCAGATCCACGCCGCCCTCGACTGGGCCCTTGCCGAGGACCTCAGGATCGTCCTTGTCGGCGGCGCCGACGTCTGGCGTGTGGCGGACCGTTTGAAGGAGAACGATATCCCCGTAATCATCGGTTCCGTGCATTACCTGCCCGCCCGTCGTTGGGAGGCCTACGACGCGCCGTTTACCAACGCCCTGAAGCTGCATGAGGCCGGCCTGGCCTTCTGTATCGGCGAGGGCGGTGGCGCCTCAAACGTCAGGAACCTCCCGTATCACGCGGCCACCGCGGCGGCCTACGGCCTCCCGAAGGAAGAGGCGCTCAAGTCCGTCACCCTTTACCCCGCGCGTATCCTCGGGGTGGAGGACCGGCTCGGCTCCCTGGAGACGGGCAAGGACGCCACGCTGATCGTGACCAGTGGAGACCCGCTCGAAATCATGACACAGGTGGAACATGCCTTCATCCAGGGACGGCCGGTCGATATCAGCAGCAAGCATACCGATCTATACGATAAATACAGGACCCGGCTGGAGCAGGTGAAGTGA
- a CDS encoding amidohydrolase family protein → MFKIGWKLVPAALLAGIVNLAAEAQQTAPQAGLRENPSRVHALENARIYVRPDLVIEEGVVVIRDGLIVEAGASVIIPPDAQRWDYSGQTIYPGLIEMFTQAGLPEEEGGPSSGSAHWNPTVRPERSAAEAYRVSESEIERLRKTGFAAAMVVADRGVFAGSSAVVNLGSGSPNENILKRDVFQHLRMERNRNRTYPASMMGVVALMRQTILDAQWYRDAHAAYAANPRQDRPEDNDALAALDRVAARDQAVLVSVDDDHAFLRAVRLADEFGLRLLVRGSGHEYRMLDAVREAGAPVILPLDFPRSDDLSVSTPEDALDVTLAALRHWELAPGNPGRLQRAGIPIALSSTRLDKGAEFHERVREAIEHGLEYEAALAALTTTPASMLGLSSRLGTLDPGKLANMTITDSPLFAENVNVQDVWVAGNRHVVTPRPVTDPRGAWVVVLEGDSLSLSIEGTPGAPKGTLDKDGNSMRAVSMALEDARLAFSVEDETLGETGVWRFSGSIQGDRITGRGIRPGGESVVWSAERTAPREAETKDVPAPADVAEPPALYPPGAFGRESVPVQTEHLVVRNATVWTLDERGRLENADVLIREGKIAEVGTGITAPENAVVIDGTGKHVTPGIIDAHSHTAILEGINEGTQAVTAEVGIGDVIDSHDIAMYRELAGGLTVANVLHGSANPIGGKNQIIKLRWGGGPEALKFTEAKAGIKFALGENVKRSNWRILSDRYPQSRMGVEQIIRDRFRAAREYHQAWDRYEALADKSDVVPPRRDLELETLQEVLTGERLVHCHSYRQDEILMLLRVADEFGFTIGTFQHVLEGYKVAPELAAHGAGASAFSDWWAFKVEAYDAIPHNGALMHDAGVLVTFNSDSNELARRLNTEAAKAVKYGGVDEVEALKFVTLNAAIQLAVDPWVGSLEPGKDADFVIWNGHPLSTYTKCEQTWIDGRRYFDIEEDRQMRIEVEKERTRLIQKLLRSPEADESETEEQAPEA, encoded by the coding sequence ATGTTTAAAATCGGTTGGAAACTGGTCCCGGCCGCGCTGCTGGCCGGAATCGTCAACCTCGCCGCGGAAGCCCAGCAGACGGCGCCGCAGGCGGGTCTGCGGGAAAACCCTTCGCGGGTACACGCCCTTGAAAACGCCCGGATATACGTCCGCCCCGATCTCGTGATCGAAGAGGGGGTCGTGGTCATCCGGGACGGGCTGATCGTCGAGGCGGGGGCCTCCGTCATCATTCCGCCGGATGCCCAGCGGTGGGACTACTCCGGCCAGACGATTTATCCCGGTTTGATCGAGATGTTCACGCAGGCCGGACTGCCGGAAGAGGAAGGGGGTCCGTCCTCGGGGTCCGCCCACTGGAACCCCACCGTCCGTCCGGAGCGTTCCGCCGCCGAAGCGTACCGCGTCAGCGAGTCTGAGATAGAACGGTTAAGGAAAACCGGATTCGCGGCGGCCATGGTCGTGGCCGACCGCGGCGTGTTCGCGGGCAGCAGCGCGGTCGTCAACCTGGGATCCGGATCCCCCAATGAGAACATTCTGAAGCGCGACGTCTTTCAGCACCTGCGCATGGAACGGAACCGGAACCGCACCTATCCGGCCTCCATGATGGGCGTCGTGGCCCTCATGCGGCAGACGATCCTCGACGCGCAGTGGTACCGGGATGCTCACGCGGCCTACGCCGCGAATCCCCGCCAGGACCGTCCGGAGGACAACGACGCGCTGGCGGCGCTGGACAGGGTGGCCGCCCGCGACCAGGCCGTGCTAGTGAGTGTCGATGACGACCACGCCTTCCTGCGCGCCGTCCGCCTGGCCGATGAATTCGGATTGCGGCTCCTCGTGCGGGGCAGCGGCCATGAATACCGCATGCTGGACGCAGTCCGCGAAGCGGGTGCGCCTGTCATCCTGCCCCTCGATTTTCCCCGGTCGGACGATCTCTCCGTCTCCACGCCGGAAGACGCCCTGGACGTCACCCTGGCAGCACTGCGGCACTGGGAACTGGCGCCCGGGAACCCCGGAAGGCTGCAACGGGCCGGAATCCCCATCGCACTGAGCAGTACGAGGCTGGACAAGGGCGCCGAATTCCACGAAAGGGTGCGTGAGGCGATCGAGCACGGTTTGGAATATGAAGCGGCGCTGGCCGCGTTGACCACGACGCCCGCGTCCATGCTCGGACTGAGTAGCCGCCTCGGAACCCTGGATCCCGGTAAGCTGGCCAACATGACCATTACCGACAGCCCCCTCTTCGCGGAGAACGTGAACGTGCAGGACGTCTGGGTCGCGGGCAACCGCCACGTGGTCACCCCACGGCCGGTCACCGATCCCCGGGGCGCGTGGGTGGTCGTGCTGGAGGGCGACAGCCTGTCGCTGTCCATCGAAGGCACACCGGGGGCGCCGAAAGGGACCCTGGACAAGGACGGGAACTCCATGAGGGCGGTCAGCATGGCGTTGGAAGACGCGCGTCTCGCATTCAGCGTGGAGGACGAGACGCTGGGAGAAACCGGCGTATGGCGTTTCTCGGGTTCGATCCAGGGAGACCGGATTACCGGCCGGGGGATCCGCCCCGGCGGCGAAAGTGTGGTCTGGTCGGCCGAACGCACCGCACCGCGGGAAGCGGAAACGAAGGACGTACCCGCGCCGGCCGATGTGGCTGAACCTCCGGCGCTGTACCCTCCGGGCGCCTTCGGCAGGGAAAGCGTACCAGTACAAACGGAACATCTCGTCGTCCGGAACGCCACGGTGTGGACGCTGGACGAGCGGGGCAGGCTGGAGAACGCGGATGTGTTGATCCGCGAAGGAAAGATCGCGGAAGTCGGCACGGGCATCACCGCACCGGAAAACGCCGTGGTGATCGACGGGACCGGCAAGCACGTCACGCCCGGTATCATCGACGCCCATTCGCACACGGCTATCCTGGAGGGTATTAACGAAGGAACGCAGGCCGTGACCGCCGAGGTGGGCATCGGCGACGTCATCGACAGCCACGATATCGCCATGTACCGGGAACTGGCCGGAGGACTCACGGTGGCCAATGTGCTGCACGGTTCGGCCAACCCCATCGGAGGGAAGAACCAGATCATCAAGCTGAGGTGGGGCGGCGGTCCCGAGGCGCTCAAGTTCACAGAGGCCAAGGCGGGGATCAAGTTCGCCCTGGGCGAAAACGTCAAGCGCAGCAACTGGCGCATCCTCAGCGACCGCTACCCACAGAGCCGCATGGGGGTCGAGCAGATCATCCGCGACCGGTTCCGGGCAGCCCGGGAATACCATCAGGCGTGGGACAGATACGAGGCGCTGGCGGACAAGTCCGACGTCGTGCCGCCCCGCCGGGATCTCGAACTGGAAACGCTGCAGGAAGTCCTCACCGGTGAGCGCCTCGTCCACTGCCACTCCTATCGGCAGGACGAGATCCTGATGCTCCTCCGGGTGGCCGATGAATTCGGGTTCACGATCGGTACCTTCCAGCACGTGCTGGAGGGATACAAGGTCGCGCCGGAGTTAGCCGCCCACGGCGCAGGCGCATCCGCTTTCAGCGACTGGTGGGCCTTCAAAGTGGAAGCCTACGACGCCATTCCCCATAACGGGGCGTTGATGCACGACGCGGGCGTGCTGGTCACCTTCAACTCCGACAGCAACGAACTCGCCCGGCGTTTGAACACGGAAGCCGCCAAGGCGGTGAAGTACGGCGGGGTGGACGAGGTGGAAGCCCTGAAGTTCGTCACATTGAACGCGGCGATCCAACTGGCCGTCGATCCCTGGGTCGGATCGCTCGAGCCGGGCAAGGACGCCGACTTCGTGATCTGGAACGGCCATCCCCTGTCCACTTATACGAAGTGCGAACAGACGTGGATCGACGGAAGGAGGTACTTCGATATCGAAGAGGACCGGCAGATGCGGATCGAAGTCGAAAAAGAACGGACCCGGCTGATTCAGAAACTGCTCAGATCACCGGAAGCAGACGAGTCCGAGACCGAAGAACAGGCGCCGGAGGCGTAG
- a CDS encoding Gfo/Idh/MocA family oxidoreductase yields the protein MTYSILLSGCGGAGMYVAQVAERSGRTRVAALFDPSGEQLAAARTRYPDAVTGDDLGSLIADVRPDIVAVAGPDHLHADQTVQALEHGAHTLVEKPLATTMADARRIMDAADRKGLTVMTDHTSRYMYPWQEMSRAARSGEIGEIFFIQGDYIHDMWSIYHPGERRHTPWRIDDRNPQNILLGGGCHPIDNILSTVDSPVVEVFAYSSKMSVPEFPADDCYILMLKFENGVMGKVFVSSGCSGHGMGGGMLAVYGTAGTLWNGKLYRRGEEPVSLPNVSDEAAVGGHGWGRSVIDFLDTLDGRIENPIPARMGARVVAVCEAGLESVRTGRPQKPEWP from the coding sequence ATGACCTATTCCATACTCCTGAGCGGTTGCGGCGGCGCGGGAATGTACGTGGCCCAGGTGGCCGAGCGAAGCGGGCGCACTCGGGTGGCCGCCCTCTTCGATCCGTCCGGGGAGCAGCTCGCGGCGGCCAGGACGCGCTACCCCGATGCGGTGACGGGCGACGACCTCGGATCGCTGATCGCCGATGTGCGACCGGACATCGTCGCCGTGGCCGGACCGGACCACCTGCACGCCGACCAGACCGTCCAGGCCCTGGAACACGGCGCCCATACCCTGGTGGAAAAACCGCTGGCCACGACCATGGCCGACGCCCGGCGCATCATGGACGCCGCCGATCGGAAGGGCCTGACCGTGATGACGGATCATACCAGCCGGTACATGTATCCCTGGCAGGAGATGTCCCGCGCCGCCCGATCGGGCGAAATCGGCGAGATCTTCTTCATCCAGGGCGACTACATCCACGACATGTGGTCCATCTACCATCCCGGCGAGCGCAGGCATACTCCCTGGCGGATTGACGACCGTAATCCGCAGAACATCCTGCTGGGAGGCGGCTGCCATCCCATCGACAACATCCTGTCCACGGTAGACTCGCCGGTCGTAGAGGTCTTCGCCTACAGTAGCAAGATGAGCGTGCCCGAGTTTCCCGCGGACGACTGCTATATCCTCATGCTGAAGTTCGAGAACGGGGTGATGGGCAAAGTCTTTGTGTCCAGCGGCTGCTCGGGACACGGCATGGGAGGCGGCATGCTGGCCGTATACGGCACCGCAGGGACGCTCTGGAACGGCAAGCTGTATCGTAGAGGGGAGGAACCCGTGTCGCTGCCCAATGTCTCCGACGAGGCCGCCGTGGGCGGTCACGGCTGGGGCCGTTCCGTCATCGACTTCCTGGATACGCTCGACGGGCGCATCGAAAACCCGATTCCCGCCCGCATGGGCGCCCGCGTCGTGGCCGTCTGCGAGGCCGGGCTCGAGTCCGTCCGCACCGGCCGGCCGCAAAAACCTGAATGGCCGTGA